The following proteins are co-located in the Clostridiales bacterium genome:
- the thrS gene encoding threonine--tRNA ligase, whose protein sequence is MFKVTWKDGNTELMDFDTEEGRAAFRHTASHILAQAVKRLYPEVKLAIGPSIDNGFYYDFDSDMSFSPEVLQNIEEEMGKIVKEAIPLERIVLPRDEAIALMEERNEPYKLEMIRDLPEGEEITFFKQGEFIDLCAGPHLTSTEKVKAFKLTGTAGAYWRGSEKNKMLKRIYGTSFPKKSELEEYLTRVEEAKLRDHNKLGRELEMFTTVDYIGQGLPILMPKGAKVIQLLQRFVEDEEERRGYQLTKTPLMAKNDLYKISGHWDHYREGMFVIGNTEKEDGEVFALRPMTCPFQFQVYLAKQRSYRDLPMRFNETSTLFRNESSGEMHGLIRVRQFTISEGHIACTPDQLEQEFADCIDLANFMLRTVGLDDDVSYRFSKWDPNNKEKYIGTEQQWEEVQNRMRQILDHLGLEYKEEEGEAAFYGPKLDIQIKNVHGKEDTLITVQIDFQLSEKFGMQYVDSDGQKKFPYVIHRTSIGCYERTLALLIEKYAGALPAWLAPVQVKILPLVDKQHAYAAEIKKALQRQGIRAEVDLRNEKVGYKIREAQMEKVPYMLVVGAKEEENKTVSVRARKQGDLGVLTLEDFAARIMEEIKNKDK, encoded by the coding sequence ATGTTTAAAGTAACATGGAAAGACGGAAATACAGAATTGATGGATTTTGATACAGAGGAGGGCAGAGCTGCGTTTCGGCATACCGCGTCCCATATTCTTGCCCAGGCGGTAAAAAGGCTCTATCCGGAGGTAAAACTAGCCATAGGGCCGTCAATAGATAATGGATTTTATTATGATTTTGACAGCGATATGAGTTTTTCTCCGGAAGTATTGCAAAACATTGAGGAAGAAATGGGGAAAATCGTCAAGGAGGCAATTCCGCTAGAGCGGATTGTTTTGCCGCGAGATGAAGCAATAGCGCTCATGGAGGAGAGAAATGAACCGTATAAATTGGAGATGATACGAGATTTGCCAGAAGGGGAAGAGATAACCTTCTTCAAGCAGGGAGAATTCATCGACCTTTGCGCAGGACCACACCTGACATCCACAGAAAAAGTAAAAGCTTTTAAGCTGACTGGAACTGCGGGAGCCTATTGGCGGGGCAGCGAGAAGAATAAGATGCTGAAAAGAATCTACGGTACATCATTTCCCAAGAAAAGCGAATTGGAAGAATATCTTACGCGGGTAGAAGAAGCAAAATTAAGGGATCATAACAAACTGGGAAGAGAACTGGAGATGTTTACTACGGTGGACTATATCGGACAGGGCCTGCCCATTCTCATGCCGAAAGGTGCAAAAGTGATTCAGCTTCTTCAGCGTTTTGTTGAAGATGAAGAGGAACGCCGCGGATACCAGCTGACTAAGACACCGCTTATGGCCAAAAATGATCTATACAAGATCTCAGGGCATTGGGATCATTATCGGGAAGGGATGTTTGTCATCGGCAATACTGAGAAGGAAGACGGAGAAGTTTTTGCGCTCAGACCCATGACCTGTCCGTTTCAGTTTCAGGTATATCTGGCAAAACAGAGAAGTTATCGTGACCTGCCCATGAGGTTCAATGAGACGTCCACCCTATTTCGAAATGAGTCCTCAGGGGAGATGCACGGGTTGATACGCGTAAGACAATTCACCATCTCCGAGGGTCATATTGCATGTACTCCGGATCAGCTGGAGCAGGAATTTGCAGATTGTATCGATCTTGCCAACTTTATGCTGAGAACCGTGGGATTGGATGATGATGTGTCCTATCGTTTCTCCAAGTGGGATCCAAACAACAAAGAAAAATATATCGGTACAGAGCAACAATGGGAAGAAGTCCAAAATCGAATGAGACAAATTCTCGATCATCTAGGACTAGAGTACAAAGAGGAAGAGGGGGAAGCTGCCTTTTACGGCCCGAAGCTGGATATTCAGATCAAAAATGTTCATGGTAAGGAGGATACTCTGATCACGGTTCAGATCGATTTTCAACTTTCAGAAAAATTTGGAATGCAGTATGTGGACAGTGACGGACAAAAAAAGTTTCCTTATGTCATTCATCGGACCTCCATCGGCTGCTATGAAAGAACCCTTGCACTACTTATTGAGAAATATGCGGGAGCATTACCTGCGTGGCTGGCCCCGGTGCAGGTAAAAATCCTGCCTCTGGTTGACAAGCAGCACGCTTATGCGGCAGAAATCAAGAAAGCGCTGCAGCGCCAGGGGATCAGAGCTGAGGTTGACCTTAGAAATGAAAAGGTAGGATATAAAATCAGAGAAGCACAGATGGAAAAAGTCCCCTATATGTTGGTGGTCGGAGCCAAGGAAGAAGAAAACAAAACTGTGTCAGTACGGGCAAGAAAACAGGGAGATCTTGGAGTGCTGACGCTGGAGGACTTTGCAGCACGCATCATGGAGGAAATTAAAAACAAGGATAAATGA
- the trkA gene encoding Trk system potassium transporter TrkA: MKVAIAGAGKLGIKIAEAILGGDHSVTIIDKNEALLQKLSSQMDILTVVGNAKQISLLESIEIDTYDYLISATNADEKNIVICAFAKKLGCKKVIARVRDPEHMNQLDFLKDLMNIDYIVNPDLSITLEIYKYLVEKYTLSNGIFTSGKISLVEFSTDRMTEIIGKTVYYVNESLGNMHVVAISRNGKVIIPKKGTEIMRDDSLYVVGEKTPIMRLNDQVHEKGKYTNLQKVMILGGGKTGLYLAQKLSEFGISVKIIDKDKERCQYLSNHLDDVLVLYGDATDMSLLEEEDIDEMDALVTATGFDEENLLLALMAKQRGIEDVIAKVSRESYATLIESMGIDMALNPLDMTASHVLRFIQGSKRVISSQLIQGQAEIIEIIAGDHMKLTNRPIEDLDLPDGVMIAAIHRGTDAIIPNGNTVIKKDDKVIIICLLSDVPDLEKFIRSGRAGFFK, translated from the coding sequence ATGAAAGTTGCCATCGCCGGAGCAGGTAAGCTTGGGATCAAAATTGCTGAAGCGATCTTGGGCGGAGACCATTCCGTCACCATAATAGATAAAAATGAAGCCCTTCTTCAGAAACTGTCTTCCCAAATGGATATTCTCACTGTGGTGGGAAACGCAAAACAGATTAGTCTGCTGGAAAGCATTGAAATTGATACATATGATTATCTGATATCAGCCACCAATGCCGACGAAAAGAATATTGTGATCTGTGCTTTTGCAAAAAAATTAGGATGCAAAAAAGTAATTGCCAGAGTCCGGGATCCAGAGCATATGAACCAGCTTGACTTTTTGAAGGATTTAATGAATATCGATTATATCGTAAACCCTGATCTTTCTATCACGTTGGAGATCTATAAATATCTCGTTGAAAAATATACACTCAGTAATGGAATCTTTACCAGTGGAAAAATTTCTCTGGTGGAATTTTCAACCGATAGAATGACTGAGATTATTGGAAAAACTGTATATTATGTGAACGAATCCCTCGGCAATATGCATGTGGTAGCGATTTCGCGCAATGGCAAAGTCATCATACCAAAAAAGGGCACGGAAATCATGAGGGACGACTCCCTCTACGTTGTGGGAGAAAAGACTCCAATCATGCGGCTAAATGATCAAGTCCATGAAAAAGGAAAATATACCAACCTCCAAAAGGTAATGATTCTGGGCGGAGGGAAAACAGGACTCTATCTTGCCCAGAAGCTGTCTGAATTCGGTATTTCCGTAAAGATAATAGACAAAGACAAGGAACGGTGTCAGTATCTTTCCAACCATTTGGACGATGTGCTGGTTCTCTACGGCGATGCAACAGACATGAGCCTCTTGGAAGAAGAAGATATCGATGAAATGGATGCACTGGTCACTGCCACAGGCTTTGATGAAGAAAATCTATTATTGGCTCTAATGGCGAAACAGCGTGGTATTGAAGATGTCATTGCGAAAGTCAGCAGGGAGAGTTATGCAACACTCATCGAAAGCATGGGAATTGACATGGCCCTAAACCCTCTTGATATGACCGCCAGCCATGTTTTGCGGTTTATTCAAGGCTCGAAGCGCGTGATCTCTTCTCAACTGATACAGGGACAAGCTGAAATCATTGAAATTATAGCCGGTGATCACATGAAACTGACCAACCGCCCCATCGAAGATCTCGATTTGCCGGATGGAGTTATGATCGCAGCAATTCATAGAGGAACCGATGCCATCATACCAAATGGCAACACAGTAATCAAAAAGGATGACAAGGTAATCATCATCTGTCTGTTATCTGATGTTCCGGATCTGGAAAAATTTATTCGTTCCGGCAGAGCAGGCTTTTTTAAATAG
- a CDS encoding MBL fold metallo-hydrolase has product MEIVKIKRLIGGNLESNGYVIYDREQGECFVVDPGYNGDKFVKIINDLGLHMKGILLTHHHYDHVGGVDKIKEMTDCPVYLHRADADVYKKEVEVLLEDGDTLALGEEELKVISTPGHTKGSICLYSEQSKLAFTGDTIFNVDIGRTDLSDGSPSEMERSIKGIINLWSNEITIYPGHGDSCSMKFVRNNNQEFLDAIG; this is encoded by the coding sequence GTGGAAATTGTGAAAATAAAACGATTGATAGGCGGAAATCTTGAAAGCAATGGTTATGTGATCTATGACAGGGAGCAGGGAGAGTGTTTTGTGGTGGATCCGGGCTATAATGGGGATAAATTCGTAAAGATCATCAATGATCTGGGGTTGCACATGAAAGGGATTCTTTTAACCCATCACCACTATGATCATGTGGGTGGAGTGGATAAGATCAAGGAAATGACAGACTGTCCAGTATACCTTCACAGAGCTGATGCTGATGTGTATAAAAAGGAAGTGGAAGTGCTTTTAGAGGATGGAGATACGCTTGCCTTGGGTGAGGAAGAACTCAAGGTCATTAGTACACCGGGACACACAAAGGGCAGCATATGTCTTTATTCAGAACAAAGTAAGCTGGCATTTACAGGAGACACAATTTTTAACGTTGATATCGGAAGGACAGATCTTAGTGATGGCTCACCGTCTGAAATGGAACGATCTATTAAAGGTATCATTAATCTGTGGAGCAATGAAATTACAATCTACCCAGGGCATGGAGATTCTTGCAGCATGAAATTTGTCAGGAATAACAACCAGGAATTTTTGGATGCAATAGGATGA